The genomic DNA TTTCTTGCTCCCAGTTAAATAAGAGTGAACGTGGTGCGACAATCAAAACGGCTTTGTCGAGCTCACCTTGTTTCAGAAGCATGTGCAGAAAGGAGAGTACCTGAACTGTCTTGCCTAGCCCCATATCATCGGCTAAACAGGCGCCCAACTTTAGCTTTCGCATTTCAATAAACCATGCTAAAGCTTGCTTTTGATAATCGCGTAGCTGAGCTTTGAAATCTGGGTGGGCTTGATGTGTGCCGAGTGATTTAAATTTCTCGACCCTTTCGGATAAGGTCTGATAATCAAAGGTGCACTCACCTTCTTCGATAGCCTTAAGTGATTGCTCCACAAGTAGAGCTTGCTGACGATGAAAGCGCATACCCTCTGTACCCAAATCACCCAATTCTGTGAGTGCGGTAAAGTTTTTGAGCCAATCTTCTGGTAGAAGGCCTAAGCTACCGTCATCTAAGACGACAAATCTATCTCCATTCATCCATTGTTTTAGAATATCTGGTAAACTAACTGAGGCACCGTCGAATTCGAGTTTACCTTGTACTTCCAACCAATCTTGATTGCTAGATACATTTATGGCAAAATCGCGAGGAACTCGCAAAGATTTGCCTTCCGCTAAAGTCTCCCATTTCCTTTGCTTTAATGCAGGGACAACTTCCGGCAGTTTAGCTGGCAAAAGTTTCCAGCCAGGTTCAGGCCCCGAAGTCGTGAACTCAAAGCCTAGGGTGTAGAGTAGTTCACGAGCAAATTTCTCCTCACGAAAATCACGTTGATAAATCTGTTTATTTTTTATATCGACGACTGATTCATCTTTGGAGGAATCGGCAATTTCTCCCTCACCATAAAGCCAATTAAGCTCAACGTGAAGCATCTCTCTATTTTTAACTTTGAACTCCGCTGTAGTGAAATAGAGTTTTCCTTGAAAGAGACTTTGCGATTGAGTTTCTTTTGACTCATAGCGTAAGGCTTCGGGCAAATGCTGCGTGTCGAGTTCAGTATTTGCGAGGTATTTCTTGACCCAAGCGGCGACTTCATCAGCGCTTATAGTGAAATGACCCAATGGGTAGTCTTTGATTAAATCTTGCGGGCCTCGCAGATCATAGAACAGGATTTCCCCTGGAACATATAAGATTCCAGGCATAAACTCTTCATAAGCGCGAAGTCGGTTTTGCGAAGAGCGCAAAGCTAGACTCAATTGTAGGCTCTGATCAGGAAGTTCGATCCCCTGTAATTCCAAATGCCAATCACCTTCACTAGCGTGTATTTTTTTGAGTTTGCGTTCTTTCCCGCGCCAATAAAGTTGTTTTGATTTATATAAACCATGCAAGTCTTCTGCTCTCACGCCTTCAAGCTCAACAAAAAAGACTTGCCCTTCATTAAGCAATGGTAAGTCACTAAAGCGTTTTAATAGTTTGGCATCTTCTGGGGTGCATTCACCCGATCGGGGGTCAAAGTAACCCCCACGACCATTGGATTTCCAAAAGAATTCTAAACGATTATCATAGAGACAAAAGAGTAAACGCACTTCGCAGCTTGGATTTTCTATCGCGGTGATTTTATCAAAATATTTTTGGGGTTTTGGAACATAGGCTTTCGCCTTCACTTGCTGATGATGAAATTTTTGAGTCGCTTCCTCCACGGGCTGCTGTAAAGGGATTTCACCGAGTGGTAAAAGCTTTGCGGCAACGTTTTTTTTGAGTGCTTGCAAAAGGACTTCACGTTCTTGGGCGACTTCAAGAACTCGCGCTAAATGATCACAAAAGCGCTCTGAAGTGGATTGCTCACATTCACAGCTTGCGTAGAGGCGACGTTGGTTAATCTTGAGCTCACAGAAAATACTTTCTGATCCTGTATCAACTTCTGCAATGCCGTGATCGGCACTCGCCTCATCGAAGCGAATCAAGTAATCCTGACGCGCACTTATATCCGCGTCGAAAAAGTCGGCAAATTTCTCAAATAAATTTTTCATTGCCAAATATAGAGTCAAGCTAAACTAAAGCATGCTTAGAACAGCACTTAAAACTTAATTTTTCCCTTGAATCAAAGCGTTGGGATTACGCTCTAAATAATCTGTAAGACGGCGAATTGAATCGAGTGTTCTATCGAAACTATCTAAGCTAGCTGAGGTGTCTTTAGCGAGACCAACGACTGCCTTACCTATTTTTCCTTCACCTGCAAGCATTTTCTCTAACTGCGGAGTCAAGGATGCTAAGGCTTTGAGATTTTTCTCTACCGTCGCAAGGGCCACTGTCACACCATCACTAATTTTGCTAAAATCTTTACCGATCATGTCGGAAGTTTTGGTCACACTTGCCAAAGCCTTATTGAGTTCAGCACTATTGACATCGAGCTTAGCTAAAGTCTTTCTCACGCTAGTTGTTGTATCACCAACTTTGGCGGCAATAATTTCTTTCTCTAAGACCTCAGTAAATTTGTCGATGCGTTTTAATGATGAAGAGAGGTCCTTACTCAAAGTCAGGAGCTCACTCGTGGCAAACTTATCGAGGCTAGCCATCGTTTTTTCAGCACTCGACATGGCTTTTTCGGCATTTTCTCCAATTTGTTGAAAATCAATTCTAGCGACCCCATCCATGATTTTTTCTACATCGAGGACGATATCTTCCAGAGAAGAACGTAGTGCAGGAATATAGGTTTCAGTCACCGTAAATGGGAGCTCGACTGAGTTATCACGCTTCATGTCAACGTAATCGAGCTCAATATATTTCATCCCGGTGATGCCCGCATAATTTAAACTAACTCGCAAACCTTTATCTACTGCCTCGACGATGTAGCCTTCGAAGCGCAATTGAGCTTGAGCCTCCGACATTTCCTTCATTTCACTATCACTGACATTACGAGGAACCGCCGACATAGTGACTTTCACATATTCTTGTTCCCATAGTTCGACACTTGAAACTCGACCAACGGTCACCCCCTTAAGCTTAACTGACGAACCCACTTCTAGTCCCTGTACACTGCGATCAAAGTAGGTGACGAAATCATAACTCTTGCGAAATTGCTCTCGCAAGCCTAAATAAAATAAGGCAAGTACAAAGAGTACTAAACCAGTCAGTACAAATATACCCAATTTGAAATGTTTATTTTCCATTTTCTTTCTCCTAAGTTAAGTCTGTACTGATTCACGTCGATTGAGGAAATCGCGAACCCATTCATTTTTTGATTCATTTTTTAATTTTCGAGGATCGCCATCTTCAATAATCCTCTTAGTTTCTTTATCGAGCATAATAATTCGATCCGCAATCGAAAAAATGCTCTCGAGTTCATGCGTCACAATCACAATAGTGGTTTTGAACTCTTCTCGTAATTTCAAAATCAAAGCATCTAGATTTGCGGCAGAAATAGGATCCAAACCAGCCGAAGGTTCATCGAAAAATAAGATATCTGGATTGAGCGCCATTGCGCGGGCAATGGCGGCTCGCTTTTTCATACCTCCACTAATTTCAGCTGGGTAAAAGGTATTGAATTCATCGAGTTCCACTAAAGCTAATTTTTCCATAGCACGCTCATGTCTTTCTTGCGGGCTCATATCAGTCACTTCTTCGAGGATCATGGTGATATTTTCTTCTAAAGTCATGGAGCCGAACAAAGCTCCTGACTGATACATAACGCCAAATTCTTTCATGATATCACGCTTTTTTTCTGCATCCGCTTTTACGATATTTTTACCCTTAATCGTAATATCTCCTGCCATTGGTTTGTAAAGACCAATCATATGCTTTAGCAAGGTACTTTTGCCACAACCTGAGCCCCCTAAAATGATAAAAATCTCGCCTTGCTTGATTTCAAAATCAAGGCATTCCATGATAACACGGTCACCATAGCCCATTTTCAGTTTGTCGACTTTAATAACTGCTTCCATTAGCCCCTCAACTGAGTGAAAATAATTGTCATTAGTGTATCGGCAACGATAATTAAGAAGATGCCCGAAACTACGGAAGAAGTGGCCGCTTTACCGACGCCTTGGGCATCGGATGAACTATTCATGCCACGGTAGCACCCCACCATGGATATTATGATTGCAAAAGCAAAGGCCTTGGCCATACTTTCCATAACGTCTAAATAATGAATGGCTTTTATCGTTTGATTTAAGTAGGCAATGAAGGGGAGTTTGAGCTGAACCACACCCACAAAAAATCCACCCAAAATACCTAAGAGGTCACCAATCAAAGTTAAGATAGGCATGACGACCATCATGGCAATCAGTTTAGGGATAATTAAAAAACGCGGCGGAACGAAGCCCATAGTCGTGAGTGCATCAATCTCCTCATTAACTCGCATCGTGCCAAGTTCAGCGGCAAAAGCAGAACCCGCACGACCCGTTGCGATCATCGCAACCATGAGTGGCCCAAGTTCTTTAACAATAGAAAGACCCACTAAATTGGCGACGTAAATATCGGTACCAAACTGCTTCATTTGAACAGCTGATTGGAAGCCTAAAATCAACCCCATTAAAAAGCAAATTAAAGCGACAATCCCTGTAGCTTCTCGACCACAACCATCCATGTAATAGAGGGTGCTTTTCCACTTTATTTTATGAGGATTTCTGATGCCAAAAATAAGTTCTTCTGTAACCTCGCCAATGAAAGCCAAGATATTTTTAGACTCTTGAAAGAAACCTACAAAGTTACGACCAAAACTGGAAACTAAGTTTTTCACTTTCCTTCAATAATTTTCTTGTCTAGCTGTTTGAAAAGGTCTTCAACTGCAAGCGACATGGCCTCAGCTAGTGATTCGCCATCCTGCGCGGTGAATTCATGTGAACTTTTTAACTTAAACTTTTTGGTCTGATCCTCACTACTTAGTGTGAAATTCATACTAACTTGGGCTTCTTTACTCTCAAGATCAAAAACAAACTCATTGAGTTCACAGTATAGGTCATTTCCCCCCAAAGCGAAATGATTTTTGAGCTCAGTTTCAATAAGACGATCAGGCGTTCCTTGCCAACGTTCAAATTCGCGTAACTCAAGTCTTGTACCATTTTTTAAATTCATTCTTTGATGAATTTTCACACTTGAACGGACCGATGCAATTTTGACGGCTGTTGCAGATTCGCCCTTTAAATTTAAGGTATAAAACTCAACGGGAACTGACTTTCCTCCGATACAGGAAAAAAACAGCACTAAAGAACTCAAACTAATTATATACTTACGCATACTTGCGCCCCTTTAATATTAACACTCTCTAATAATTGTACCTTTAGTGTAAAAGTTCCATTCTAGCTATGCAAATATTTAATTAAATCTAAATATATGACTTATTTAGTTGGTATTTGTTTCTTAGGTTTATTTAACTCGTTTTTAATCTCGTCCTGAACTTCTTCTTCAATCTTTTCTTCGAGCTCGAGCTCGACCTTCTTTTCGATCTGCTTATCCACTTCTTTATCGATTTCTTCTTCGACTTGTTTTTCAACTTCTTTTTCGAGTTTGATCTCAATTTTTTCTTTAATTTTCTCTTCCAAAGCTTGATCTCGTTTTTCAAGAATTTTCTGTGCTCGCTTCTCCAGATTTTCATCGCGCCAACCATCCCTAAGAGCATGAACCTCAATCACTAGCTTGGCATCCCCCATTTTCCTACGCACTAAGTCGGTGAGATCATCTATGTAGTATTTCGGCATCCGTTGTGAAGAAGCCAAGATAATCATCACATCTGTAGGGTCAGAATCACTTCCTGGTCGCCCATGTAAAAGCAGTTCCACATCTGGTAATGATTCGATGTAATCAACGATACTTTTGGTCACATGCTTAGCGACAGGATACAAATTTGGCGAGGGTTTCCCCAAGTTGATATTGCGCTCGAGTTCTAAACCTAGAGGAATGGCAAAAATAATCAGCACCGAAGCTAATGCACCTAATGCTTTGTAAACCCAAGTATTGCGTTGGGCTTGCATCTGCATACTATTGATCTCAAGAATATTAAAGGTAATTGAGGCCCCTAGAATAATCGCCACCAAGTTTGTCGAGAAAAGTAAAAAAGCACCAAAGGCGGTGGGAATCTTTCCGTAAGACAAGGCAATCCCAACTGAACAAAGCGGAGGAACTAAGGCAGTTGCAATAGCAACCCCAGCAACTGCGCCACCAATATTAGGCCGTGCTAAGGCATACGCCGCTGCACAAGCCGCAAATAAGGCCACAAATAAATCGAGTATATTGGGCACACCACGGGACATCACTTCTGAAGTCAGTTCCTGCCCTGGCGTTGTAAATCCTACTAGAAAGCTTACGCCAATTGTCAGTGCGACTCCCACCGCAATGGTTTTACTCGACTTCAGACCCAAGCGTGCATTACCCTGTACTAAAGCTAAACCACAACCAATCATGGGTGTCATCAGAGGAGCTAAAAGCATGGAACCAATAACAATAGCGGCCGAATCCTGCAAAAGTCCAAATGATGCAATAGCTGCGGCAAGTCCCAACATGACCATGAAGTCGGAGGTCAATACGGAGCCGCGCCTTAAACCAAGAACTAAATCCGCATAAGCTCGTGGGCTTAAATGAGGAATCCACTGAGTAATGCGTTTGGCCACGGCCATTTTAGGAGCTCGCTTGAGTAGTCCCACAAGCGGAAAGCGTTTATGGTCGCTCCATTTCGATAAGTCTTTCGAATTTTCTGCACCCGTTATCACTAAATCTACTTTATTGAAGTAGTAACTCAGCGATTCGTAATCGGCGTCGAGGTTTTCTACTCGAGCTTGCACCTTATCTTTGTTAACTCCACTCTCATCGAGTAAGTCATTCACCGCTTGCCGACCCACGATCTCGGAGTTAAAACTATTATCTTCTTCGAGCATCAGTAAAGGAACTTGCTCACCAGGATCCAAACATTTTGTTGCAATTTTAAGCGCCTGAGGATCATTGAATCCACCACTTGCCACTACACCAATGGTATCAATTGAACGTTGATGCTTGGTCCATATCAACATCGTGTCGATCGTGGATTCCTGGAAGATGGGGTACATGAGGGCATTTTCTTTGAATGATGGATGAAATGCCCCTATTAAAGCCCGGTGCTTATTACGATCAATGTATGCGCCGAGACTCTGTGCACTGTT from Lentisphaera araneosa HTCC2155 includes the following:
- a CDS encoding DEAD/DEAH box helicase, whose translation is MKNLFEKFADFFDADISARQDYLIRFDEASADHGIAEVDTGSESIFCELKINQRRLYASCECEQSTSERFCDHLARVLEVAQEREVLLQALKKNVAAKLLPLGEIPLQQPVEEATQKFHHQQVKAKAYVPKPQKYFDKITAIENPSCEVRLLFCLYDNRLEFFWKSNGRGGYFDPRSGECTPEDAKLLKRFSDLPLLNEGQVFFVELEGVRAEDLHGLYKSKQLYWRGKERKLKKIHASEGDWHLELQGIELPDQSLQLSLALRSSQNRLRAYEEFMPGILYVPGEILFYDLRGPQDLIKDYPLGHFTISADEVAAWVKKYLANTELDTQHLPEALRYESKETQSQSLFQGKLYFTTAEFKVKNREMLHVELNWLYGEGEIADSSKDESVVDIKNKQIYQRDFREEKFARELLYTLGFEFTTSGPEPGWKLLPAKLPEVVPALKQRKWETLAEGKSLRVPRDFAINVSSNQDWLEVQGKLEFDGASVSLPDILKQWMNGDRFVVLDDGSLGLLPEDWLKNFTALTELGDLGTEGMRFHRQQALLVEQSLKAIEEGECTFDYQTLSERVEKFKSLGTHQAHPDFKAQLRDYQKQALAWFIEMRKLKLGACLADDMGLGKTVQVLSFLHMLLKQGELDKAVLIVAPRSLLFNWEQEIQRFSPSLQVFQYLGAGRKKVLDKLTQGQVLLTTYGTLMRDAVKLKERVFSICVADEAQAMKNPLSMTSKSMRLINAEFKIALTGTPVENNLGDLWSLFEFLNPNLLGTYKHFAKTYLDAKCSEKNLESLRQTIRPLMLRRKKSEVAKELPPKTEQLLYCELGEEQEKIYREMHAYYSQEKQKDDKETPGGKGNMLAALTRLRQVVCHPYLVNEDYRHIESAKINLLISQLEQVFASGAKALIFSQFTQFLDLIEEAIQMNKWNYTRLDGSTKDRQVPVQEFNENEKCRFFLISLKAGGTGLNLTQAQYVYIMDPWWNPAAESQAIDRAYRIGQEKAVSAYRIVAKDTIEDKLLQLQAEKSQLVQDVVEAGAFTGKLKQDDLKAILK
- a CDS encoding MlaD family protein — its product is MENKHFKLGIFVLTGLVLFVLALFYLGLREQFRKSYDFVTYFDRSVQGLEVGSSVKLKGVTVGRVSSVELWEQEYVKVTMSAVPRNVSDSEMKEMSEAQAQLRFEGYIVEAVDKGLRVSLNYAGITGMKYIELDYVDMKRDNSVELPFTVTETYIPALRSSLEDIVLDVEKIMDGVARIDFQQIGENAEKAMSSAEKTMASLDKFATSELLTLSKDLSSSLKRIDKFTEVLEKEIIAAKVGDTTTSVRKTLAKLDVNSAELNKALASVTKTSDMIGKDFSKISDGVTVALATVEKNLKALASLTPQLEKMLAGEGKIGKAVVGLAKDTSASLDSFDRTLDSIRRLTDYLERNPNALIQGKN
- a CDS encoding ABC transporter ATP-binding protein is translated as MEAVIKVDKLKMGYGDRVIMECLDFEIKQGEIFIILGGSGCGKSTLLKHMIGLYKPMAGDITIKGKNIVKADAEKKRDIMKEFGVMYQSGALFGSMTLEENITMILEEVTDMSPQERHERAMEKLALVELDEFNTFYPAEISGGMKKRAAIARAMALNPDILFFDEPSAGLDPISAANLDALILKLREEFKTTIVIVTHELESIFSIADRIIMLDKETKRIIEDGDPRKLKNESKNEWVRDFLNRRESVQT
- a CDS encoding MlaE family ABC transporter permease codes for the protein MKNLVSSFGRNFVGFFQESKNILAFIGEVTEELIFGIRNPHKIKWKSTLYYMDGCGREATGIVALICFLMGLILGFQSAVQMKQFGTDIYVANLVGLSIVKELGPLMVAMIATGRAGSAFAAELGTMRVNEEIDALTTMGFVPPRFLIIPKLIAMMVVMPILTLIGDLLGILGGFFVGVVQLKLPFIAYLNQTIKAIHYLDVMESMAKAFAFAIIISMVGCYRGMNSSSDAQGVGKAATSSVVSGIFLIIVADTLMTIIFTQLRG
- a CDS encoding TIGR00341 family protein → MSSILLYARKLEELDFLIPCVEKFAQKYEIKEIELLYVEGSENTSSVRQKLSKTINNDFGLVYDITELPVENSAQSLGAYIDRNKHRALIGAFHPSFKENALMYPIFQESTIDTMLIWTKHQRSIDTIGVVASGGFNDPQALKIATKCLDPGEQVPLLMLEEDNSFNSEIVGRQAVNDLLDESGVNKDKVQARVENLDADYESLSYYFNKVDLVITGAENSKDLSKWSDHKRFPLVGLLKRAPKMAVAKRITQWIPHLSPRAYADLVLGLRRGSVLTSDFMVMLGLAAAIASFGLLQDSAAIVIGSMLLAPLMTPMIGCGLALVQGNARLGLKSSKTIAVGVALTIGVSFLVGFTTPGQELTSEVMSRGVPNILDLFVALFAACAAAYALARPNIGGAVAGVAIATALVPPLCSVGIALSYGKIPTAFGAFLLFSTNLVAIILGASITFNILEINSMQMQAQRNTWVYKALGALASVLIIFAIPLGLELERNINLGKPSPNLYPVAKHVTKSIVDYIESLPDVELLLHGRPGSDSDPTDVMIILASSQRMPKYYIDDLTDLVRRKMGDAKLVIEVHALRDGWRDENLEKRAQKILEKRDQALEEKIKEKIEIKLEKEVEKQVEEEIDKEVDKQIEKKVELELEEKIEEEVQDEIKNELNKPKKQIPTK